One stretch of Vicia villosa cultivar HV-30 ecotype Madison, WI unplaced genomic scaffold, Vvil1.0 ctg.000067F_1_1_3, whole genome shotgun sequence DNA includes these proteins:
- the LOC131623441 gene encoding uncharacterized protein LOC131623441: MDNTDEELLKSMLKKEHQYGSSSREKRRTVIDQSREEWHNHLFNDYFSKNPVYIDVQFRRRFRMHRHVFLRIVVVLGNHDEYFQMRVDATGKMGLSPLQKCTCTIRMLAYGSPADSVDEYVRIGESTSIECLERFVRGVNVLVYLGEPPVQYSALVLLSYIALHVPDSEELARVEVLGVLEWASKQLNVTQDETVTMLLQESKSRLELYQSRGSRGFQKLHQ, from the exons ATGGATAACACTGATGAAGAGCTACTAAAGTCAATGCTCAAGAAGGAACATCAATATGGAAGTTCCTCTAGGGAAAAGAGAAGAACAGTGATAGATCAAAGTCGTGAAGAATGGCACAATCATTTATTTAATGACTACTTCTCGAAAAATCCAGTATATATAGATGTTCAATTTCGAAGAAGGTTCAGAATGCATAGGCATGTGTTTCTTCGAATTGTAGTCGTCCTTGGAAATCATGATGAATATTTCCAAATGAGGGTTGATGCAACTGGTAAAATGGGTCTTTCACCATTGCAGAAATGCACATGTACTATTCGTATGTTGGCATATGGGTCTCCCGCTGATAGTGTAGACGAATATGTTCGAATCGGTGAAAGCACTTCAATTGAATGCTTAGAAAGATTCGTTCGGGGTGTGAATGTT CTTGTGTATCTTGGGGAGCCGCCCGTTCAATATTCAGCCTTGGTTCTGCTATCCTATATTGCATTGCACGTGCCAGACAGTGAAGAACTTGCTCGAGTTGAGGTTCTTGGAGTTCTTGAATGGGCATCCAAGCAACTTAACGTGACTCAAGATGAAACCGTCACGATGTTATTGCAGGAGTCCAAGAGTAGGCTGGAGCTTTACCAGTCTAGAGGTTCAAGAGGGTTCCAAAAATTGCATCAATAG
- the LOC131623458 gene encoding uncharacterized protein LOC131623458 isoform X3 — MLEESLKWRSTYKPEEIRWSLQALKNISQEHPTACLRAGALMAVLSYLDFFSTGVQRVALSTAANMCKKLPSDAADFVMEAVPLLTNLLQYHDAKVISYRSGLVTAAASFVIAASAAYLPDNQDFFYVIGSGGLGLSLFLIHIYVTEIKRTLQALWGLGVLGSAATYIYLAQPTNKTLIQYVVDNPSAVWLVGPLFAALTGLVFKEGLCYGKLEAGALTFIIPILLLGHLWCVCHVPAKKKQSIFYTA, encoded by the exons ATGCTGGAGGAATCACTCAAGTGGAGATCAACTTATAAACCTGAGGAAATTCGCTGG TCTCTTCAAGCATTAAAGAATATTTCTCAGGAGCACCCAACTGCTTGTCTTCGAGCTGGTGCTCTGATGGCTGTACTTTCTTATTTGGACTTCTTCTCTACGGGAGTTCAG AGGGTGGCATTGTCGACTGCTGCTAATATGTGCAAGAAGCTTCCTTCTGATGCGGCTGACTTTGTGATGGAAGCTGTTCCTCTTTTGACAAACCTCCTTCAGTATCATGATGCCAAG GTTATTTCGTACAGATCAGGATTGGTGACAGCCGCCGCATCGTTTGTCATTGCCGCATCGGCTGCCTATTTGCCCGATAACCAAGATTTCTTTTATGTCATTGGTTCAGGTGGATTGGGTTTATCATTATTCTTGATTCATATCTATGTGACTGAAATCAAGCGCACTCTACAAGCATTATGGGGCCTCGGGGTTCTTGGATCAGCTGCAACCTACATCTATCTTGCTCAACCGACTAATAAAACTCTAATACAATATGTTGTTGATAACCCCTCAGCTGTCTGGCTTGTTGGTCCTCTTTTCGCTGCTTTGACAGGACTTGTTTTCAAGGAAG GACTCTGCTACGGCAAGCTAGAAGCTGGAGCTCTCACGTTCATtattcccatacttcttctcggGCATCTG TGGTGTGTGTGCCATGTCCCGGCGAAGAAAAAACAATCCATATTCTATACTGCTTGA
- the LOC131623458 gene encoding uncharacterized protein LOC131623458 isoform X1, translating to MLEESLKWRSTYKPEEIRWSLQALKNISQEHPTACLRAGALMAVLSYLDFFSTGVQRVALSTAANMCKKLPSDAADFVMEAVPLLTNLLQYHDAKVISYRSGLVTAAASFVIAASAAYLPDNQDFFYVIGSGGLGLSLFLIHIYVTEIKRTLQALWGLGVLGSAATYIYLAQPTNKTLIQYVVDNPSAVWLVGPLFAALTGLVFKEGLCYGKLEAGALTFIIPILLLGHLVNRWLSSCGYKLWYEIRIFFGGPDDNEALAYGMNDIIIRR from the exons ATGCTGGAGGAATCACTCAAGTGGAGATCAACTTATAAACCTGAGGAAATTCGCTGG TCTCTTCAAGCATTAAAGAATATTTCTCAGGAGCACCCAACTGCTTGTCTTCGAGCTGGTGCTCTGATGGCTGTACTTTCTTATTTGGACTTCTTCTCTACGGGAGTTCAG AGGGTGGCATTGTCGACTGCTGCTAATATGTGCAAGAAGCTTCCTTCTGATGCGGCTGACTTTGTGATGGAAGCTGTTCCTCTTTTGACAAACCTCCTTCAGTATCATGATGCCAAG GTTATTTCGTACAGATCAGGATTGGTGACAGCCGCCGCATCGTTTGTCATTGCCGCATCGGCTGCCTATTTGCCCGATAACCAAGATTTCTTTTATGTCATTGGTTCAGGTGGATTGGGTTTATCATTATTCTTGATTCATATCTATGTGACTGAAATCAAGCGCACTCTACAAGCATTATGGGGCCTCGGGGTTCTTGGATCAGCTGCAACCTACATCTATCTTGCTCAACCGACTAATAAAACTCTAATACAATATGTTGTTGATAACCCCTCAGCTGTCTGGCTTGTTGGTCCTCTTTTCGCTGCTTTGACAGGACTTGTTTTCAAGGAAG GACTCTGCTACGGCAAGCTAGAAGCTGGAGCTCTCACGTTCATtattcccatacttcttctcggGCATCTG GTTAACCGATGGTTGTCAAGTTGTGGTTATAAGCTTTGGTATGAGATTCGAATATTCTTCGGAGGACCTGACGATAATGAAGCACTTGCTTACGGTATGAATGACATTATCATTCGGCGCTAA
- the LOC131623458 gene encoding uncharacterized protein LOC131623458 isoform X4, producing MLEESLKWRSTYKPEEIRWSLQALKNISQEHPTACLRAGALMAVLSYLDFFSTGVQRVALSTAANMCKKLPSDAADFVMEAVPLLTNLLQYHDAKVISYRSGLVTAAASFVIAASAAYLPDNQDFFYVIGSGGLGLSLFLIHIYVTEIKRTLQALWGLGVLGSAATYIYLAQPTNKTLIQYVVDNPSAVWLVGPLFAALTGLVFKEGLCYGKLEAGALTFIIPILLLGHLVFFFSSSKVLN from the exons ATGCTGGAGGAATCACTCAAGTGGAGATCAACTTATAAACCTGAGGAAATTCGCTGG TCTCTTCAAGCATTAAAGAATATTTCTCAGGAGCACCCAACTGCTTGTCTTCGAGCTGGTGCTCTGATGGCTGTACTTTCTTATTTGGACTTCTTCTCTACGGGAGTTCAG AGGGTGGCATTGTCGACTGCTGCTAATATGTGCAAGAAGCTTCCTTCTGATGCGGCTGACTTTGTGATGGAAGCTGTTCCTCTTTTGACAAACCTCCTTCAGTATCATGATGCCAAG GTTATTTCGTACAGATCAGGATTGGTGACAGCCGCCGCATCGTTTGTCATTGCCGCATCGGCTGCCTATTTGCCCGATAACCAAGATTTCTTTTATGTCATTGGTTCAGGTGGATTGGGTTTATCATTATTCTTGATTCATATCTATGTGACTGAAATCAAGCGCACTCTACAAGCATTATGGGGCCTCGGGGTTCTTGGATCAGCTGCAACCTACATCTATCTTGCTCAACCGACTAATAAAACTCTAATACAATATGTTGTTGATAACCCCTCAGCTGTCTGGCTTGTTGGTCCTCTTTTCGCTGCTTTGACAGGACTTGTTTTCAAGGAAG GACTCTGCTACGGCAAGCTAGAAGCTGGAGCTCTCACGTTCATtattcccatacttcttctcggGCATCTGGTATTCTTCTTTAGTTCCTCTAAAGTGCTCAATTAA
- the LOC131623458 gene encoding uncharacterized protein LOC131623458 isoform X2, with translation MDLAEQSLQALKNISQEHPTACLRAGALMAVLSYLDFFSTGVQRVALSTAANMCKKLPSDAADFVMEAVPLLTNLLQYHDAKVISYRSGLVTAAASFVIAASAAYLPDNQDFFYVIGSGGLGLSLFLIHIYVTEIKRTLQALWGLGVLGSAATYIYLAQPTNKTLIQYVVDNPSAVWLVGPLFAALTGLVFKEGLCYGKLEAGALTFIIPILLLGHLVNRWLSSCGYKLWYEIRIFFGGPDDNEALAYGMNDIIIRR, from the exons ATGGACTTGGCCGAGCAG TCTCTTCAAGCATTAAAGAATATTTCTCAGGAGCACCCAACTGCTTGTCTTCGAGCTGGTGCTCTGATGGCTGTACTTTCTTATTTGGACTTCTTCTCTACGGGAGTTCAG AGGGTGGCATTGTCGACTGCTGCTAATATGTGCAAGAAGCTTCCTTCTGATGCGGCTGACTTTGTGATGGAAGCTGTTCCTCTTTTGACAAACCTCCTTCAGTATCATGATGCCAAG GTTATTTCGTACAGATCAGGATTGGTGACAGCCGCCGCATCGTTTGTCATTGCCGCATCGGCTGCCTATTTGCCCGATAACCAAGATTTCTTTTATGTCATTGGTTCAGGTGGATTGGGTTTATCATTATTCTTGATTCATATCTATGTGACTGAAATCAAGCGCACTCTACAAGCATTATGGGGCCTCGGGGTTCTTGGATCAGCTGCAACCTACATCTATCTTGCTCAACCGACTAATAAAACTCTAATACAATATGTTGTTGATAACCCCTCAGCTGTCTGGCTTGTTGGTCCTCTTTTCGCTGCTTTGACAGGACTTGTTTTCAAGGAAG GACTCTGCTACGGCAAGCTAGAAGCTGGAGCTCTCACGTTCATtattcccatacttcttctcggGCATCTG GTTAACCGATGGTTGTCAAGTTGTGGTTATAAGCTTTGGTATGAGATTCGAATATTCTTCGGAGGACCTGACGATAATGAAGCACTTGCTTACGGTATGAATGACATTATCATTCGGCGCTAA
- the LOC131623452 gene encoding uncharacterized protein LOC131623452 — protein MGNCCKAASSMEWGGEDWESLKQLKPCSSSSSKVFDEAAYLDHHKNKETDVLGKLRASCDANGKVTLKISKCELAQLLGAIQQNSNQRTQKQRKKTKESASAEEVLFRLIKAREHETANKHHCSSHWKPLLDTISEC, from the coding sequence ATGGGAAACTGTTGCAAAGCAGCTTCATCAATGGAGTGGGGTGGAGAAGACTGGGAATCTTTGAAGCAGCTAAAGCCatgttcatcatcatcaagtaagGTATTTGACGAAGCTGCTTATCTTGATCATCATAAGAATAAGGAGACTGATGTATTAGGAAAGCTTAGAGCTTCTTGTGATGCAAATGGTAAAGTCACGTTGAAGATTTCAAAGTGCGAATTAGCTCAATTATTGGGAGCTATACAACAGAATAGTAATCAGCGGACTCAGAAGCAGAGGAAGAAAACGAAGGAATCAGCTTCAGCAGAAGAAGTTCTGTTTCGGTTAATAAAAGCTAGAGAGCATGAAACTGCAAATAAGCATCACTGCAGTAGTCACTGGAAACCGCTGTTAGACACTATTTCAGAATGTTAA